The proteins below come from a single Mucilaginibacter mali genomic window:
- a CDS encoding TonB-dependent receptor has protein sequence MKLTAFIIIAALTQLSAKSFSQNVTIHEKHTSVEKVLSLIEKQTNYHFLFDKLDLPAANNLELDVNNVTVEEALNRFLKNQQLTYKVFQQTIVLRKLEGGDKPAAAAAIIKVQGTVTDTKGLPLPGVTIRVKGATNIITVTDINGKYTINAPDEKSVLVYTYVGFTTKEETVGSRTTINVSLADAVGTLDDVVVTGYGGTAKKRDLTGSITSVSAAQIAERQPINLYDALQGQAAGVLVVNDSGEPGAEGTIQIRGASTFSTTGGNTPLYVIDGVIATDAAAINPNDIETIEVLKDAASASIYGARAANGVILITTKRGKEGKPRLDVQYAHVFGQISHTVAQANSADLRLWRRIQNPTSSGAGTATDSLNPAYNSDNYLEMMLLGNTAQKNDLKFSVSGGQKGLTYYGSLNYLDDRGIALNTSAKRGQSRINVDFQATPKLKYSTNLTVSWTRSQNWSTGTSLTPIFDRPNNLRIYLPDGSLTSYTSSKRNPIANVLLEKNETQAYRGQFSNTLDYIILPGLRFTGVGNAQLDNSQNIYFQPQFLDDNGNENRGKNELDKTINWQLQGFLNYSKTVGTKHTFTGLLGWSAERSRYDDFYDEGIPASFISESIYTFNGSNIDITKSYTTANAHSTQSIFGRLGYSFSGKYILSGTFRRDGSSRFGPESKWGNFFSGSAAWRFTDEKFMGFTKSFLDDGKLRASFGQQGNDGIGNYESSTLINFDENYNGVGGGTTATKLGNSQIQWENTIQKDFGIDLTFLHGRLGFVADYYIKATNHLLADRQIPKETGFNTIRVNVGDIVNKGMEFSINGTPVMTKNFKWNIIGNISFQRGIVKSLFNHQPFITSDNKHYIQEGGRLGDFYGWQQLGIYRWDASNAYDGNWNRLNPVNVSADGKTAEYYTTADGKKYTGYVHSLYGPAGKLVGGDTEWLNVNRDSLIDDSDRKIIGNATPKYFLGFANTFTYKSFSLSFNVNATVGGQIYNAFFENQSTFGSSNGTTLPLAIYTAWRKQGDIALYPYFPYKDTHGDQKKGNNSFYLEDGTFLRLASARFNYNVPVKILSRFGIKGLNAYVYGVNLLTFTNYTGFDPEFSSDVLSPGVDGGKYPKRRELGLGINITL, from the coding sequence CAGAATGTAACTATTCACGAGAAGCATACTTCGGTTGAGAAGGTGCTGTCGTTAATAGAAAAACAAACTAACTACCATTTCCTGTTCGATAAGCTCGATCTGCCGGCGGCAAACAACCTCGAATTGGATGTAAACAATGTAACTGTTGAAGAGGCGCTTAACCGCTTCCTTAAAAATCAGCAGCTTACCTACAAGGTTTTTCAGCAAACCATCGTTTTGCGAAAACTTGAAGGGGGGGATAAGCCCGCTGCCGCCGCTGCCATTATAAAAGTGCAGGGCACGGTTACCGATACAAAAGGCTTGCCGCTGCCCGGTGTAACCATCAGGGTAAAAGGCGCAACTAATATTATTACCGTTACCGATATCAACGGTAAATACACCATCAATGCTCCCGACGAAAAATCGGTGCTGGTGTATACTTATGTAGGTTTTACTACTAAGGAAGAGACCGTAGGCAGTCGCACTACCATCAATGTATCACTGGCTGATGCCGTGGGCACGCTGGATGATGTGGTGGTTACGGGCTACGGCGGTACCGCTAAAAAACGCGACCTGACAGGCTCCATCACATCGGTAAGCGCTGCCCAAATTGCCGAAAGGCAACCCATCAACCTGTACGATGCCTTACAGGGCCAGGCAGCAGGTGTACTGGTAGTGAACGACAGCGGCGAACCCGGTGCCGAAGGTACTATCCAGATCCGCGGCGCGTCGACATTCTCGACTACCGGCGGTAACACCCCTTTATATGTTATCGATGGTGTTATCGCTACCGACGCTGCTGCCATCAACCCTAATGATATTGAAACTATCGAAGTGTTGAAAGATGCCGCTTCGGCATCAATATACGGGGCGCGTGCGGCCAACGGTGTAATTCTGATCACCACCAAGCGTGGTAAAGAAGGTAAGCCAAGACTGGATGTGCAATACGCGCACGTGTTCGGGCAGATCTCGCATACCGTAGCACAAGCCAACTCAGCCGATCTGCGTTTATGGCGCAGGATACAAAACCCTACCAGCAGCGGCGCGGGTACAGCTACCGATTCGCTGAACCCGGCCTATAATTCGGATAACTATCTTGAAATGATGCTGCTGGGTAATACAGCACAGAAAAACGATCTGAAATTCAGCGTAAGCGGCGGCCAAAAGGGACTTACCTATTATGGTAGCTTGAACTATCTTGACGACCGTGGTATCGCGCTGAACACATCTGCAAAACGTGGCCAATCACGCATCAACGTCGATTTCCAGGCTACGCCGAAGTTAAAATATTCAACTAACCTTACGGTATCGTGGACGCGAAGTCAGAACTGGAGTACGGGTACATCGCTCACACCGATATTCGATCGACCGAATAATCTCCGGATCTATCTGCCGGATGGGTCGCTCACCAGTTACACATCCTCTAAACGAAACCCTATCGCCAACGTATTGTTAGAAAAGAACGAAACGCAGGCATACCGGGGGCAGTTTAGTAACACACTGGATTATATTATCCTCCCGGGACTGAGATTTACGGGCGTAGGTAACGCGCAGCTGGATAATTCGCAAAATATCTATTTCCAGCCCCAATTTTTGGATGATAACGGTAACGAGAACCGTGGGAAGAACGAATTGGATAAAACTATTAACTGGCAGTTGCAAGGCTTCCTGAACTACAGCAAAACCGTTGGTACCAAGCATACATTTACCGGCTTGTTAGGCTGGAGCGCTGAGCGCAGCCGCTACGATGATTTTTATGATGAGGGTATCCCGGCGTCGTTCATCAGCGAAAGTATCTATACATTCAACGGCAGTAATATCGATATTACCAAAAGCTACACCACCGCCAACGCGCATTCTACGCAATCTATATTCGGGCGTTTGGGATATAGCTTTAGCGGGAAGTATATTTTATCCGGTACTTTCCGTCGTGACGGTTCATCCAGGTTCGGGCCGGAAAGCAAATGGGGTAACTTCTTCTCGGGTTCGGCCGCGTGGCGCTTTACCGATGAGAAGTTTATGGGCTTCACCAAGTCATTTTTGGATGATGGAAAGCTAAGGGCAAGCTTCGGCCAGCAGGGTAATGATGGTATAGGTAACTATGAATCATCTACACTGATCAACTTTGACGAGAATTATAATGGCGTTGGCGGCGGTACAACCGCAACCAAACTGGGCAACAGCCAGATCCAGTGGGAAAATACCATACAAAAAGATTTCGGTATCGATCTGACCTTCCTGCATGGCCGCCTGGGTTTTGTTGCCGATTACTACATCAAGGCTACCAACCACCTTTTGGCCGACAGGCAAATACCTAAAGAAACCGGCTTCAACACCATCCGCGTAAACGTGGGCGATATTGTGAATAAGGGTATGGAGTTTTCGATCAACGGCACGCCGGTAATGACCAAAAACTTTAAATGGAATATTATCGGTAATATCTCGTTCCAGCGTGGTATTGTAAAATCATTATTTAACCACCAGCCATTTATCACATCAGATAATAAGCATTATATACAGGAGGGTGGACGCTTAGGCGATTTTTATGGCTGGCAGCAGTTAGGCATTTACCGTTGGGATGCCTCGAACGCGTATGATGGTAACTGGAACAGGCTAAACCCTGTCAACGTATCTGCCGATGGTAAAACTGCCGAATACTATACCACTGCCGACGGGAAAAAATATACCGGGTATGTGCACAGCTTATATGGCCCGGCCGGTAAATTGGTTGGTGGTGATACCGAATGGCTGAATGTTAACCGCGATAGTTTGATAGATGACAGCGACCGCAAGATCATCGGTAACGCTACACCTAAATACTTCCTTGGTTTTGCCAATACGTTCACCTACAAAAGCTTCTCGTTATCGTTCAATGTTAATGCTACCGTGGGCGGGCAGATCTATAATGCCTTTTTCGAAAACCAATCCACCTTTGGTTCATCAAACGGTACCACATTGCCACTGGCCATTTATACTGCCTGGCGTAAGCAGGGTGATATTGCCCTGTATCCTTACTTCCCGTATAAGGATACCCACGGCGACCAGAAGAAGGGGAATAACAGCTTTTACCTGGAAGACGGCACCTTTTTACGCTTAGCCAGCGCCAGGTTTAACTACAACGTGCCGGTTAAGATACTCAGCAGGTTCGGTATCAAGGGCTTGAATGCCTATGTATACGGCGTCAACCTGCTCACATTTACCAATTATACGGGCTTCGATCCGGAGTTTTCTTCGGATGTGCTGTCGCCCGGGGTTGATGGCGGTAAATATCCGAAGAGGAGAGAGTTGGGTTTGGGTATAAACATTACACTATAA